The Chryseolinea soli genome contains a region encoding:
- a CDS encoding CBS domain-containing protein, whose protein sequence is MGKVKDILQSKGRNVFSVDPETMVYKAIELMCEKNIGGLMIVEGGSLVGIFTERDYARKLILKGKSSKDTPIKELMTRKPFTVNPENSIEECMSLMTAKHIRHLPVEENGVLIGLISIGDVVKFVIEEQKNIIEHLEGYISR, encoded by the coding sequence ATGGGAAAAGTAAAAGACATTTTGCAAAGCAAAGGACGGAACGTGTTTTCTGTTGACCCCGAAACGATGGTGTATAAAGCCATTGAACTGATGTGTGAAAAGAACATTGGTGGCCTCATGATCGTCGAGGGCGGAAGCCTCGTCGGCATATTTACGGAACGGGATTATGCGCGCAAACTCATCTTGAAAGGGAAGTCGTCCAAGGACACGCCCATCAAAGAGCTGATGACCCGCAAGCCCTTTACGGTGAACCCGGAAAACAGTATTGAAGAGTGCATGAGTTTGATGACGGCCAAACACATACGCCACTTGCCGGTGGAAGAAAACGGCGTGCTGATCGGGTTGATCTCTATCGGTGACGTGGTGAAGTTTGTGATCGAAGAACAGAAGAATATAATCGAACACCTGGAAGGCTATATCTCGCGTTAA
- a CDS encoding pirin family protein — MKRIREIHTAPYYPIADLVTYTVMPSGHLENIDPFLFLNHHGHQVYSPHNHGLPFGPHPHRGMETVTIILEGDILHRDSTGHESVIEAGGVQWMTAGKGLLHAEVSSEEFKRNGGPLEILQLWTNLPARLKMTEPQYTGLQKDKIPTVVLDDGKVSVNVIASDWQNIPAAFSTLVPLALRTVFFAPGGKLSVDVAHGENVLFYVIRGEVVVNGSPARMHQLVEFERDGTGVTVEAQTNCVVLFGHAMPLNEPVVAEGPFVMNTAQEITEAYKDYRDGKFGRWK; from the coding sequence ATGAAACGCATCCGCGAGATCCATACGGCGCCGTATTATCCCATTGCCGACCTGGTGACCTACACCGTGATGCCCTCGGGACACCTCGAGAACATTGACCCGTTCCTGTTTTTGAATCATCATGGCCACCAGGTCTATTCGCCGCACAACCATGGTTTGCCCTTTGGTCCGCATCCACACCGCGGCATGGAGACGGTGACCATCATCCTGGAAGGCGACATCCTGCACCGCGATTCCACCGGACACGAAAGTGTGATCGAAGCAGGTGGTGTGCAGTGGATGACGGCGGGCAAGGGTTTGTTGCATGCTGAAGTTTCCTCGGAAGAATTCAAACGCAACGGCGGGCCGCTCGAGATCCTGCAACTCTGGACCAATTTACCCGCGCGATTGAAAATGACAGAGCCTCAATACACCGGGCTGCAAAAAGATAAGATCCCTACCGTAGTGCTGGACGATGGCAAAGTGAGCGTGAATGTCATTGCCAGTGATTGGCAAAATATTCCGGCAGCTTTTTCAACGTTGGTGCCGTTGGCGTTGCGCACGGTTTTCTTCGCGCCGGGCGGGAAACTTTCGGTGGATGTGGCGCATGGGGAAAACGTTTTGTTTTATGTGATCCGCGGGGAGGTTGTGGTGAATGGCTCGCCTGCGCGGATGCATCAGTTGGTGGAGTTCGAACGCGATGGAACGGGCGTGACCGTGGAGGCGCAGACGAACTGTGTCGTTTTATTCGGACACGCCATGCCCCTGAATGAGCCTGTAGTGGCTGAGGGGCCTTTTGTGATGAATACGGCACAGGAGATCACCGAAGCTTATAAGGACTATCGGGATGGAAAGTTTGGTCGCTGGAAATAA
- a CDS encoding complex I subunit 4 family protein: protein MMLLFILLWPLLASLVLFAFKPKQAWVIAFIATLVELVASLVLVIGFDKNASATAAIDLPWITSLGVNFAIGVDGISLLLVLLTTVLVPFIVLSAAKHTYSPSFYGLVLMMQMALIGVFTAMDGFLFYLFWEIALIPIYFICLIWGGEDRGRITLKFFIYTLAGSLFMLVALIYLYFQTPGTHSFAIQALYEAGRALPPGEQSLIFWGLFIAFAIKMPVFPFHTWQPDTYSVAPSQGTMLLSGIMLKMGLYGVIRWLIPVVPAGVQEWGMTAVILSVIGILYGSCIAIVQKDFKRLIAYSSIAHVGLISAGIFTLNKIGVQGALIQMLSHGILVFGLFYGIDIIETRVKTRNLSGLGGIRNVAPNFSAVFTVVMLGTLALPFTSGFVGEFLLINSVFQYNAILGVVGGLTIILGAVYMLRSFQQAMLGETNATTAGFADLSGHEKLVLFPIVVLIIVIGIYPDPLLSISESAVSNLLLIVQDFSASAK from the coding sequence ATGATGTTATTGTTTATACTTCTCTGGCCTTTGCTCGCATCGCTGGTGCTGTTTGCCTTCAAGCCGAAACAGGCCTGGGTGATCGCCTTCATTGCCACCCTGGTGGAGCTGGTGGCCTCGCTGGTGCTGGTGATCGGCTTTGATAAGAACGCCTCTGCTACGGCCGCCATAGACCTGCCCTGGATCACTTCCCTGGGTGTGAACTTCGCCATTGGCGTGGATGGTATCAGCCTGTTGCTGGTGTTGCTCACGACCGTGCTGGTGCCTTTTATCGTTCTTTCCGCCGCAAAGCATACGTACTCGCCATCCTTCTACGGACTGGTCCTCATGATGCAGATGGCCCTCATCGGCGTGTTCACCGCGATGGACGGCTTCCTGTTCTATCTTTTCTGGGAGATCGCGCTGATCCCGATCTATTTCATTTGCTTGATCTGGGGTGGAGAAGATCGCGGACGCATCACGCTGAAGTTCTTTATCTACACGCTGGCTGGAAGCTTGTTCATGCTGGTAGCGTTGATCTACTTGTATTTCCAAACACCCGGTACACACAGCTTTGCCATTCAGGCCTTATATGAAGCCGGTCGCGCGTTGCCTCCCGGCGAACAAAGCCTGATCTTCTGGGGATTGTTTATTGCCTTTGCCATTAAAATGCCGGTGTTCCCTTTCCATACCTGGCAGCCCGACACCTACAGCGTTGCCCCCTCACAAGGCACGATGTTGCTTTCGGGCATCATGCTGAAGATGGGTTTGTACGGCGTGATCCGTTGGTTGATCCCGGTGGTTCCCGCCGGTGTGCAGGAGTGGGGAATGACGGCGGTGATCCTGTCGGTTATCGGCATTCTCTATGGATCATGCATCGCCATCGTTCAAAAAGATTTTAAACGCCTGATTGCCTATTCGTCCATCGCCCACGTGGGGTTGATCTCTGCGGGGATCTTCACGCTGAACAAGATCGGCGTGCAGGGCGCGCTCATCCAGATGTTGAGTCACGGCATCCTGGTGTTTGGCTTGTTCTATGGTATCGACATCATCGAAACGCGTGTGAAGACGCGCAATCTTTCGGGACTGGGTGGCATCCGGAATGTGGCCCCTAACTTTTCTGCGGTGTTTACCGTGGTGATGCTGGGCACGCTCGCGTTGCCGTTTACCAGTGGGTTCGTGGGAGAGTTTTTGCTGATCAATTCCGTCTTCCAATACAATGCCATCCTCGGTGTGGTGGGAGGGCTTACGATCATTCTCGGCGCGGTGTATATGCTGCGCAGTTTCCAGCAAGCCATGCTGGGCGAGACCAACGCCACGACGGCCGGCTTTGCCGATCTGAGCGGGCACGAGAAACTGGTGTTGTTTCCCATCGTGGTGCTGATCATTGTGATTGGTATCTATCCCGATCCGCTGCTGTCGATCTCCGAATCGGCCGTGTCGAATCTTTTGTTGATTGTTCAAGATTTTTCCGCTTCTGCAAAATAG
- a CDS encoding NADH-quinone oxidoreductase subunit N, whose protein sequence is MNALLVICGLGFVSLLAEIANFRKLLTALVVLALVAAIVLGVLDWGAPRAYYHDMVVFDNFSLAFTALLCTITLAWYVMARSYFEHQSHQSDRSALMIFALAGGIIMVSFNNMAMLFLGIEILSISLYVLAGSNKSSLFSNEAAFKYFLMGSFATGFLLMGIALVYGATGSFDITKIFVFVHDHSATMPRFFHAGLVLILIGLTFKISAVPFHFWAPDVYEGSPTPVTAFMSTMVKTAALGAFVKVFQTCFTPVQPAFLIILQVIIVLTLVVANVTAVYQVSVKRILAYSSIGHVGYILLALVASDGSALGVLFYYMVAYSAASIAAFTVLQAVELSSGSTGVDSFNGLYYKNPFLAVVMTIAMLSLAGIPPLAGFFGKYLVFAKALEHGYVAMVILGVVTSLIGIYYYFKVIVAMYKKETSTPTPTQYSPVLLVLLTLVILALGVFPDRVISLLIP, encoded by the coding sequence ATGAATGCACTGTTAGTCATTTGTGGTCTGGGTTTCGTATCGCTCCTCGCGGAGATCGCCAACTTTAGAAAGTTGCTGACGGCGCTGGTTGTACTGGCGTTGGTAGCGGCCATCGTATTGGGTGTCCTCGACTGGGGTGCGCCCCGCGCATACTACCACGACATGGTGGTGTTCGACAATTTTTCGCTGGCGTTTACGGCGCTGCTGTGCACCATCACCTTAGCATGGTATGTCATGGCCCGCAGCTATTTCGAACATCAGTCGCACCAGTCGGATCGTTCGGCCCTCATGATCTTTGCGTTGGCCGGCGGCATCATCATGGTGTCGTTCAACAACATGGCGATGTTGTTTTTGGGTATCGAGATCTTGTCCATATCGCTCTATGTGTTGGCGGGAAGCAACAAGAGCAGCCTGTTCTCTAACGAGGCGGCGTTCAAATATTTCCTCATGGGATCGTTTGCCACCGGCTTTCTGCTGATGGGGATTGCGTTGGTCTATGGCGCTACCGGCTCTTTTGATATCACCAAGATCTTTGTTTTTGTACATGACCACAGCGCCACCATGCCGCGCTTTTTCCATGCCGGCCTCGTGCTGATCCTGATCGGTCTCACGTTCAAGATCTCTGCCGTACCCTTTCACTTCTGGGCACCGGATGTGTATGAAGGATCACCCACACCTGTCACAGCATTTATGTCGACGATGGTGAAGACAGCAGCGCTGGGTGCTTTTGTGAAAGTGTTTCAAACGTGTTTCACACCGGTGCAACCCGCGTTCCTGATCATTCTCCAGGTCATCATTGTGCTCACCCTCGTGGTGGCCAACGTGACGGCGGTGTATCAGGTGAGCGTGAAGCGCATCCTGGCTTATTCCAGCATTGGGCACGTGGGCTACATCTTGCTGGCCCTGGTGGCTTCGGACGGCAGTGCACTGGGTGTATTGTTCTATTACATGGTGGCTTACTCTGCCGCCTCCATTGCCGCCTTCACCGTATTGCAGGCAGTAGAACTTTCGTCGGGCAGCACGGGCGTTGACAGCTTCAATGGCTTGTATTATAAAAATCCTTTCCTCGCCGTGGTCATGACCATCGCCATGCTGTCGCTGGCAGGGATACCGCCGTTGGCTGGGTTCTTTGGTAAATATCTGGTGTTTGCCAAAGCGCTGGAGCACGGCTATGTCGCCATGGTGATCTTGGGTGTTGTAACATCACTTATCGGTATTTACTATTACTTCAAGGTGATCGTTGCCATGTATAAGAAGGAAACAAGTACCCCAACGCCTACACAATATTCCCCGGTGCTGCTGGTGTTGTTAACGCTGGTGATACTGGCCCTGGGCGTGTTCCCCGACCGCGTGATCAGTCTTTTGATCCCGTAA
- a CDS encoding peptidylprolyl isomerase has translation MKVAEIHTNKGVLKLKFFEKDAPKTVQNFISLAEKGFYNGLIFHRVIPNFMIQGGCPNGIGNGGPGYKIDCELTGDNQYHDRGVISMAHAGRNTGGSQFFICHTRDTTKHLDRNHTVFGKVYEGLDVIDAIRQGDVMNKVVILDEA, from the coding sequence ATGAAAGTCGCAGAAATCCATACAAACAAGGGTGTCCTGAAGCTTAAATTCTTCGAAAAAGACGCCCCGAAAACGGTTCAAAACTTCATCAGCCTTGCCGAAAAGGGCTTCTACAACGGCCTCATTTTTCACCGTGTCATCCCCAATTTCATGATCCAGGGCGGCTGTCCCAACGGCATTGGCAACGGCGGTCCAGGCTATAAGATTGATTGTGAACTCACTGGCGACAACCAATACCACGACCGCGGGGTCATCTCCATGGCTCACGCCGGCCGCAACACGGGGGGCTCTCAATTCTTCATCTGCCACACCCGCGACACCACCAAACACCTGGACCGTAACCACACCGTATTCGGCAAGGTCTACGAAGGCCTCGACGTGATCGATGCTATCCGCCAGGGCGATGTGATGAATAAGGTGGTGATCCTGGACGAAGCCTAA